A genome region from Deinococcus sp. KNUC1210 includes the following:
- a CDS encoding desiccation-associated late embryogenesis abundant protein yields MFETRSDRRFPVKRFILLGTLIGAGVYYFSREQNRRALDAKLEELGIKDSVQSVADAGQDGWKKVKDAAQDAGSTLADKAEGVKDAVKDTASTVAAATKDAAANVQSAAKDTVAAAKETVANAQSQGQEKAAQVADKVADTAAKAQDKVQDVAGQAKDAVQDAKETAQSKVADAKAATDAAVSKASDKAADAAQTAKDGAGKMADTAKSTAQDVRSDLKK; encoded by the coding sequence ATGTTTGAAACACGATCTGACCGCCGCTTCCCCGTGAAGCGCTTCATCCTGTTGGGCACTCTGATCGGCGCGGGCGTGTATTACTTCAGCCGTGAGCAGAACCGCCGCGCCCTCGACGCCAAGCTGGAAGAACTGGGCATCAAGGATTCGGTGCAGAGTGTGGCCGATGCGGGGCAGGACGGCTGGAAGAAGGTCAAGGACGCTGCTCAGGACGCCGGAAGCACCCTGGCCGACAAGGCGGAGGGCGTCAAGGATGCGGTGAAGGACACCGCCAGCACGGTCGCAGCCGCCACCAAGGACGCAGCGGCCAACGTGCAGAGCGCCGCGAAGGACACGGTTGCTGCCGCGAAAGAAACCGTGGCGAACGCTCAGAGCCAGGGCCAGGAGAAGGCGGCTCAGGTCGCTGACAAGGTCGCAGACACCGCGGCAAAAGCCCAGGACAAGGTGCAGGACGTGGCCGGGCAGGCCAAGGACGCAGTGCAGGACGCCAAGGAGACGGCCCAGAGCAAGGTGGCCGACGCCAAGGCTGCCACCGACGCTGCGGTGAGCAAGGCCTCTGACAAGGCCGCCGACGCTGCCCAGACTGCCAAAGACGGCGCAGGCAAGATGGCCGACACCGCCAAGAGCACCGCGCAGGACGTTCGGAGCGATCTGAAGAAGTAA
- a CDS encoding DUF1844 domain-containing protein codes for MANQDFVGLVNMLEATADAALGELTAASALLRQGGLASDPERARQTAQRSLRLLTMLAEKTRGNLDMVEADLLTGAISHLRSQLEN; via the coding sequence ATGGCAAATCAGGATTTCGTGGGCCTCGTGAATATGCTGGAAGCGACCGCCGACGCCGCGCTGGGCGAACTGACGGCGGCGTCGGCGCTGCTGCGTCAGGGAGGGCTGGCAAGCGACCCGGAGCGGGCGCGGCAGACGGCTCAGCGCAGTCTGCGCCTGCTGACGATGCTGGCCGAAAAGACCCGTGGCAATCTCGATATGGTCGAGGCCGACCTGCTGACGGGGGCCATCTCGCACCTGCGCTCTCAGCTGGAAAATTGA
- the cobT gene encoding nicotinate-nucleotide--dimethylbenzimidazole phosphoribosyltransferase: MSTSVQTVQQLVQAIRPADAGAMQQALERQAQLTKPAGSLGLLEEISVRLAGVFGTSQPHPRGVAVIVAAGDHGVTAEGVSAYPPEVTPAMVANFLAETPWGSGGAAVNAIARTVGARVYVADAGVNADLPAHSRLVSASVRRGTRNLRVEAALTADETSAAVLAGAALARQAIQDGADLLVPGEMGIGNTTPASAISARMLGLDVAAVTGRGTGVDDTTLARKREVISDALKREGSAAADPLGVLADLGGLEIAFMLGIMLEAAAQRRAIVLDGFVEGSAALIGVALAPALRDYLFAAGECAEIGHAAQLAHLGLTPMFRLGLRLGEGTGGVLAAPLLLSAAATLREMQTFAEASVPEGS, translated from the coding sequence ATGTCTACCTCTGTGCAGACCGTTCAGCAGCTCGTTCAGGCCATTCGCCCCGCCGACGCAGGCGCCATGCAGCAGGCCCTTGAGCGGCAGGCACAACTCACCAAGCCCGCCGGGTCGCTCGGCCTGCTCGAAGAGATCTCGGTGCGCCTCGCGGGGGTATTCGGCACGTCGCAGCCGCATCCAAGGGGTGTGGCGGTGATCGTGGCCGCAGGAGATCACGGCGTGACGGCGGAAGGCGTCAGTGCGTATCCGCCGGAGGTGACGCCCGCGATGGTCGCCAATTTTCTGGCCGAAACGCCCTGGGGCAGCGGCGGCGCGGCAGTCAATGCCATCGCCCGCACGGTCGGAGCGCGGGTCTACGTGGCCGACGCGGGCGTGAACGCCGACCTTCCGGCACATTCCCGGCTGGTGTCTGCCAGCGTCCGGCGCGGTACCCGGAATCTGCGCGTGGAAGCTGCGCTGACCGCTGACGAAACGAGTGCTGCCGTGCTGGCGGGCGCGGCACTGGCACGGCAGGCCATACAGGACGGAGCCGATCTGCTCGTTCCCGGTGAAATGGGAATCGGCAACACCACGCCTGCCAGCGCCATCAGCGCCCGCATGCTGGGCCTGGACGTGGCGGCTGTCACCGGTCGCGGCACCGGGGTAGACGACACCACGCTCGCGCGAAAACGCGAGGTGATTTCGGACGCGCTGAAGCGGGAGGGCAGCGCCGCCGCCGATCCGTTGGGCGTGCTGGCCGATCTGGGCGGGCTGGAAATCGCCTTCATGCTGGGCATCATGCTGGAAGCGGCGGCGCAGCGGCGGGCCATCGTCCTCGACGGCTTTGTCGAGGGCAGCGCCGCACTGATCGGTGTGGCGCTGGCTCCGGCGCTGCGTGACTACCTGTTCGCGGCGGGCGAATGCGCCGAGATCGGACATGCCGCCCAGCTCGCCCACCTGGGCCTGACGCCGATGTTCCGGCTGGGACTGCGGCTGGGCGAGGGAACCGGCGGCGTGCTGGCCGCTCCGCTGCTGCTGAGCGCTGCTGCCACGCTCAGAGAGATGCAGACCTTTGCCGAAGCCAGTGTGCCGGAAGGAAGCTAG
- a CDS encoding VOC family protein, with amino-acid sequence MAASAQRNIDFYSVVLGQRVVKVTVNFDDPGTYHLYYGDRVGSPGTVMTHFPWQGAARGVRGNGEAVATAYSIGADSLDYWRERLNEHGFAPTETQRFGHTVLSAEDPDGTLIELIVDERAAGLEVPVSWPASPVPAQHALQGFHSVTLWVSSVKPIADLLVGQLGFEAAGQDSDPEGTRYRFRGAGAGVGLYVDAVERPGKPRGRFGAGSIHHVALRTVDDSEQAEYMATLKQAGYQPTPVQDRQYFHSIYFREPNGVLFEIATDAPGFDADESVDELGSHLMLPEWFESKRSAIEQRVPRVVNHEYNVEIGGGTSGRPLQQTPVAEAAATAPQQPGSPSGQSPARDSATRRAGRPLSEARVALVLVHGRGGTADDILQLTDVWNQSVYAYLAPQAPTLPGQGPSWYPQSFLAPVEQNQPALDTALGRLEALMAELAAAGIPAERVMLGGFSQGACLVSEFVARHPQRYGGVFVYSGGLITLEHSGNLAGTPIFMGNSDQDAHVPLERFQQSADLLTAMGGNVDARVYPGMPHTIVQEELDAVGRMMQSLAFESV; translated from the coding sequence ATGGCAGCCAGCGCCCAGCGCAATATCGACTTTTACAGCGTGGTCCTGGGGCAGCGGGTGGTCAAGGTCACGGTCAATTTCGACGATCCGGGCACGTATCACCTGTACTACGGCGACCGGGTGGGCAGCCCCGGCACGGTCATGACGCACTTTCCGTGGCAGGGTGCGGCGCGTGGCGTGCGCGGCAACGGCGAGGCAGTGGCGACGGCGTACAGCATCGGTGCCGACAGCCTCGACTACTGGCGCGAGCGGCTGAACGAGCACGGATTCGCGCCCACCGAGACTCAGCGCTTCGGGCACACGGTGCTGAGCGCCGAGGACCCGGACGGCACGCTGATCGAACTGATCGTCGACGAGCGGGCTGCCGGACTGGAAGTGCCAGTGTCGTGGCCTGCCTCGCCCGTTCCAGCACAGCACGCGCTTCAGGGCTTTCACAGCGTGACGCTCTGGGTGAGCAGCGTGAAGCCCATTGCCGATCTGCTGGTGGGGCAACTCGGCTTCGAGGCTGCCGGACAGGACAGCGACCCCGAAGGCACCCGCTACCGCTTCCGTGGCGCGGGGGCAGGCGTGGGCCTGTACGTGGACGCGGTGGAGCGCCCCGGCAAGCCCAGGGGCCGCTTCGGGGCGGGCAGCATTCATCATGTGGCGCTGCGGACGGTGGACGACAGCGAACAGGCCGAATACATGGCAACGCTGAAACAGGCAGGCTACCAGCCGACCCCGGTGCAGGATCGTCAGTACTTCCACAGCATCTATTTCAGAGAACCCAATGGCGTGCTGTTCGAGATTGCCACCGACGCGCCCGGCTTCGATGCCGACGAGAGCGTGGACGAACTGGGCAGTCACCTGATGCTGCCGGAGTGGTTCGAGAGCAAGCGGTCTGCCATCGAGCAGCGGGTGCCGCGTGTCGTGAATCACGAATACAACGTGGAAATCGGTGGCGGCACCTCCGGCAGACCTCTCCAGCAGACCCCTGTCGCTGAGGCGGCAGCCACGGCCCCGCAGCAGCCCGGCAGCCCGTCCGGTCAAAGTCCGGCACGCGACAGCGCCACGCGGCGGGCAGGCCGCCCCCTGTCAGAGGCCAGGGTCGCTCTCGTTCTGGTGCACGGGCGCGGAGGCACAGCCGACGACATCCTGCAACTGACGGATGTCTGGAACCAGTCGGTGTATGCATACCTTGCGCCGCAGGCTCCTACTCTGCCCGGACAGGGACCGTCGTGGTATCCGCAGAGTTTCCTGGCCCCGGTGGAGCAGAACCAGCCCGCCCTCGACACGGCGCTGGGCCGCCTTGAAGCTCTGATGGCCGAACTGGCTGCGGCGGGCATTCCTGCCGAGCGCGTGATGCTGGGCGGTTTCTCGCAGGGAGCATGCCTGGTCAGCGAATTCGTGGCCCGCCACCCGCAGCGCTACGGCGGCGTGTTCGTGTACAGCGGCGGCCTCATCACCCTGGAACACAGCGGCAACCTCGCGGGCACCCCCATCTTCATGGGCAACAGCGATCAGGACGCGCACGTTCCGCTGGAGCGCTTTCAGCAGAGCGCCGACCTCCTGACGGCAATGGGAGGCAACGTCGATGCCCGCGTGTATCCGGGCATGCCGCACACCATCGTGCAGGAGGAACTGGACGCGGTGGGCCGCATGATGCAGTCGCTCGCCTTCGAAAGCGTGTGA
- a CDS encoding MarR family winged helix-turn-helix transcriptional regulator: MPTRYTGTDTEKAALDAYIKVWRAAHAMEVRANKHLALHNLTISQFGVLEALYHIGPLSQRQLADKILRSSGNLTMVIDNLERDGLVQRERDLKDRRIMTVSLTERGLELIHSLIPQHIQNVMQVFSALTPEELSQLAELSKRLGLSLVEG, translated from the coding sequence ATGCCGACGAGATACACGGGTACAGACACAGAGAAGGCGGCGCTTGACGCCTATATCAAGGTCTGGCGAGCCGCCCATGCGATGGAAGTGCGTGCCAACAAGCATCTGGCGCTGCACAATCTGACCATCAGCCAGTTTGGTGTGTTGGAGGCGCTTTACCATATCGGGCCACTCAGTCAGCGGCAGCTGGCCGACAAGATTCTGCGTTCCAGCGGCAATCTGACCATGGTGATCGACAATCTGGAGCGAGACGGACTGGTGCAGCGAGAACGCGATCTGAAAGACCGCCGCATCATGACGGTCTCGCTAACAGAACGCGGCCTGGAACTGATTCACAGCCTGATCCCGCAGCACATCCAGAACGTGATGCAGGTCTTCTCTGCCCTCACGCCCGAGGAACTGAGCCAGCTCGCCGAGCTGAGCAAACGCCTGGGCCTGTCGCTGGTAGAGGGCTAG
- a CDS encoding TetR/AcrR family transcriptional regulator produces the protein MTTRPGLNPAQIIGAAADLADRVGLYQFTLKELAEQLGVRTPSLYNHVASLEAVQRGLRLRAVQELTARVQQAAVGRSGLEGLRAVAAAERDFARQRPGLFAAMQRTFEGEDEELKAASRTLLGIVLAVLRSYGLEGEQGIHAARALRASLTGFVGLEAQQGFGLAADVEQSFEWLISVLDAGLRTMAATQTGA, from the coding sequence GTGACCACCCGGCCAGGACTGAACCCGGCCCAGATCATCGGGGCCGCCGCCGATCTTGCCGACCGGGTGGGCCTGTACCAGTTCACGCTCAAGGAACTGGCCGAACAACTCGGCGTCCGCACGCCCTCGCTGTATAACCACGTCGCCAGCCTGGAGGCAGTGCAGCGCGGGCTCCGGCTGCGGGCCGTTCAGGAACTGACCGCCCGGGTGCAGCAGGCCGCCGTCGGGCGCAGCGGGCTGGAAGGACTGAGGGCTGTCGCGGCGGCAGAGCGCGACTTCGCCCGGCAGCGACCCGGGCTGTTCGCCGCCATGCAGCGCACCTTCGAGGGCGAGGACGAAGAGCTGAAAGCCGCCTCACGCACGCTGCTCGGGATCGTGCTGGCAGTGCTCAGAAGCTACGGACTGGAGGGCGAACAGGGCATTCACGCGGCCCGTGCGCTGCGGGCGTCCCTGACCGGTTTCGTGGGCCTGGAGGCGCAGCAGGGCTTTGGCCTCGCCGCCGATGTCGAGCAGAGTTTCGAATGGCTGATCTCGGTGCTGGACGCCGGGCTGAGGACGATGGCGGCAACTCAGACAGGAGCTTAG
- the sppA gene encoding signal peptide peptidase SppA, with the protein MNIPFLKSDGNTLPGGVTRPTWIVLDIAGEYPALSPGNPLAALLNRQDTQEALMTRLERLQHADWLHGVLFRFGSFTAGLSTSRTLRDAFARLSEKKRTIAYLPTLSMPALLAASGAREIVAPESAEINLLGLGLEVTYLGEFLKKHGIGFENLRIREYKSALTRFSDDRMDDFNREQLGVLLDSMETAWVKDLAETRGLDEAAVRGWLDHPISSAAAAREAGLLDRVAYEDELIGPATRPISAVLDLLRPPRRSNGGSDAGRIAIVPVVGTIVTGKSQRNPLPLFGGVSAGSDTVVAALRRAAEDKKTKAVVLYVDSGGGSALASDLIWREVQQLQKPVVAVMGRVAASGGYYVLAAAKTVLASPYTITGSIGVVSGKPVLEEFNRRQGLNPEGVSRHDTALMYSSARAFNDTQRHLVERSIEEVYQRFIKRVADGRGMTTARVNELGRGRVWSGQDALALGLIDELGDLHTAVQRACELSGLPYGAPTWTAGPKNRGPLPEFAQEAADEAASLHLTAGLPSGQVMMWLDSDLHIR; encoded by the coding sequence ATGAACATCCCCTTCCTGAAGTCTGACGGCAACACTCTGCCGGGCGGCGTCACGCGGCCCACCTGGATCGTGCTGGATATCGCAGGCGAGTATCCGGCGCTCAGTCCTGGCAATCCGCTGGCGGCGCTGCTGAATCGCCAGGACACCCAGGAAGCGCTGATGACCCGGCTGGAACGCCTGCAACACGCCGACTGGCTGCACGGCGTGCTGTTCCGCTTCGGCAGCTTCACGGCGGGTCTCAGCACCTCGCGCACCCTGCGCGACGCCTTTGCGCGGCTGTCCGAGAAGAAGCGCACCATCGCCTATCTGCCCACCCTGAGCATGCCCGCACTGCTGGCAGCCTCGGGCGCACGCGAGATCGTCGCGCCCGAATCGGCGGAAATCAATCTGCTGGGGCTAGGGCTGGAAGTCACGTATCTGGGCGAATTCCTGAAAAAGCACGGCATCGGCTTCGAGAATCTGAGAATCCGTGAATACAAGTCGGCCCTGACACGCTTCAGCGACGACCGCATGGACGACTTCAACCGCGAGCAGCTCGGTGTCCTGCTGGACAGCATGGAAACGGCGTGGGTGAAAGACCTCGCGGAGACACGCGGGCTGGACGAAGCGGCGGTGCGCGGCTGGCTCGACCACCCGATCAGCTCGGCGGCAGCGGCCAGAGAAGCGGGCCTGCTCGACCGGGTGGCCTACGAAGACGAATTGATCGGCCCGGCGACCCGTCCCATCAGTGCCGTGCTCGACCTGCTGCGCCCGCCGCGCCGCTCTAACGGGGGCAGCGACGCCGGACGCATCGCCATCGTGCCCGTCGTCGGCACCATCGTGACCGGCAAATCTCAGCGCAATCCCCTGCCGCTGTTCGGGGGTGTCAGCGCGGGTTCCGATACCGTGGTGGCGGCACTCCGGCGGGCTGCCGAGGACAAGAAGACAAAGGCCGTGGTGCTGTACGTCGATTCTGGCGGCGGCTCGGCGCTGGCCTCCGATCTGATCTGGCGCGAGGTGCAGCAGCTTCAGAAACCAGTGGTGGCGGTGATGGGCCGGGTGGCGGCGTCGGGCGGCTATTACGTGCTGGCCGCCGCGAAGACTGTGCTGGCAAGCCCGTACACCATCACCGGCAGCATCGGCGTGGTCAGTGGCAAGCCGGTGCTGGAGGAATTCAACCGGCGACAGGGGCTGAATCCCGAGGGTGTCAGTCGCCACGACACCGCCCTGATGTACAGCTCGGCGCGGGCGTTCAACGACACCCAGCGGCATCTGGTCGAGCGCAGCATCGAAGAGGTGTATCAGCGCTTCATCAAGCGGGTCGCAGACGGGCGCGGCATGACGACTGCACGGGTCAACGAGCTGGGACGCGGGCGCGTCTGGAGCGGTCAGGACGCACTGGCACTGGGCCTGATCGACGAACTGGGCGACCTGCATACCGCCGTGCAGCGGGCCTGCGAACTCAGCGGCCTGCCCTACGGCGCCCCCACCTGGACGGCTGGCCCGAAGAACCGTGGCCCGCTGCCGGAATTCGCCCAGGAGGCGGCAGACGAGGCCGCCAGTCTGCACCTGACGGCAGGGCTGCCGAGCGGTCAGGTGATGATGTGGCTCGACAGCGACCTGCATATCCGCTGA
- a CDS encoding secondary thiamine-phosphate synthase enzyme YjbQ — protein MWHSTDLTLRPYPRGFHLITREVVAALPQLAHIRTGLLHVFIRHTSASLTLSENASLEVRRDFERYFNHVVPDGWPAFQHTDEGPDDMAAHVKAALLGNSLTLPVRGGRLHLGTWQGIYLCEHRDAGGPRSLTLTLSGEEN, from the coding sequence ATGTGGCATTCCACCGACCTCACCCTCAGGCCCTACCCCCGAGGCTTTCACCTGATTACCCGCGAGGTGGTGGCCGCGCTGCCGCAACTCGCACACATCCGGACCGGGCTGTTACATGTGTTCATTCGGCATACCAGCGCCAGCCTGACGCTCAGCGAGAACGCTTCGCTCGAGGTGCGCCGCGATTTCGAGCGCTATTTCAACCATGTGGTGCCGGATGGCTGGCCCGCCTTTCAGCACACCGACGAGGGACCGGACGACATGGCCGCCCACGTCAAGGCGGCGCTGCTGGGCAACTCGCTGACGTTGCCTGTGCGCGGCGGGAGGCTGCATCTGGGAACGTGGCAGGGCATCTATCTGTGCGAACACCGAGATGCGGGCGGCCCGCGCAGCCTGACCCTGACGCTCAGCGGCGAAGAGAACTGA
- a CDS encoding DUF4260 domain-containing protein, with translation MNSIPVTRYLRLEGGLALGLSILTYTHLSGPGWPWLLVLVPDLSFVAYRAGPRIGALAYNLCHSYLLPALLGVLGMLLNIPALEFAALIWTAHIGWDRLLGYGLKHPTSFHDTHLGRLGRAQAARTGAVNA, from the coding sequence ATGAACTCCATTCCTGTCACCCGGTATCTGCGGCTCGAAGGCGGTCTCGCGCTGGGCCTGAGCATCCTGACCTACACCCACCTGAGCGGCCCCGGCTGGCCCTGGCTGCTGGTCCTCGTGCCCGATCTGAGCTTTGTGGCCTACCGCGCCGGGCCGCGTATCGGCGCACTGGCATACAACCTGTGCCACAGCTATCTGCTGCCCGCCCTGCTGGGCGTCCTGGGCATGCTGCTGAACATTCCTGCTCTGGAGTTCGCCGCCCTGATCTGGACAGCCCACATCGGCTGGGACCGCCTGCTGGGCTACGGCCTGAAGCACCCCACCTCCTTTCACGACACCCACCTGGGACGGCTGGGCCGCGCCCAGGCTGCCCGCACCGGGGCGGTGAACGCATGA
- the dtd gene encoding D-aminoacyl-tRNA deacylase yields MKAVVQRVSRADCVVEGRVTGQIGVGLAVLLGVAPADTAQTAQLMASKLVKLRIFSDAAGKMNRALLDLRASGEGGAVLSISQFTLFADTRRGNRPGFSAAAGPEQGRALYAAFNEALRGLGVPVEEGIFGADMQVTLTNDGPVTLVLDSLEWS; encoded by the coding sequence ATGAAGGCGGTCGTTCAGCGCGTGTCGCGGGCCGACTGCGTGGTCGAAGGCCGCGTGACCGGGCAGATCGGCGTGGGACTGGCGGTGCTGCTGGGGGTGGCGCCAGCCGACACTGCACAGACCGCGCAGCTGATGGCGTCCAAGCTGGTCAAACTGCGAATCTTCTCGGACGCGGCAGGCAAGATGAACCGTGCTCTGCTCGACCTGCGGGCCTCGGGCGAGGGCGGCGCGGTGCTGAGCATCAGCCAGTTCACGCTGTTTGCCGATACCCGCCGGGGCAACCGTCCGGGCTTCAGTGCGGCGGCGGGGCCAGAGCAGGGGCGGGCGCTGTACGCTGCCTTCAACGAGGCGCTGCGCGGGCTGGGCGTGCCGGTCGAGGAAGGCATCTTCGGGGCCGATATGCAGGTCACCCTCACCAACGATGGCCCGGTGACGCTGGTGCTCGACAGTCTGGAGTGGAGCTGA
- a CDS encoding DUF1517 domain-containing protein yields the protein MHPSRPRSARQAQARWRLFLALIAALLFSLSAVQAASGGGFGGRSSGSSSSGSSSSRSSGGSYGGSSGGYSRGGGYSGGGYSGGGYIPVPVGPGYGYGNSYGGGGGGFGLGGIVILILVIVVVVYFMRRGAGGKGLLSGGGTTAQAVMVQVLMTGGDEVKAALQQVAQNGDPDTNEGLSQMMNEAALVLLRHPDRWTYGDVERAQGASGSADSQVGSWATEARAAFDEQTTSNYQNKDPKSGYTHKKDYTFQKEAGDLYLAVTLAVAAAALPSMPPAGTTDAKEVKAALQAISGLNPGDLIRAEVVWSPDAEGEFLSEDEAIQKYPKLTKL from the coding sequence ATGCACCCATCCAGACCACGCTCCGCGCGTCAGGCTCAGGCCCGCTGGCGGTTGTTCCTCGCACTGATCGCCGCCCTGTTGTTTTCGCTGAGTGCTGTCCAGGCCGCATCGGGTGGCGGCTTCGGTGGGCGCAGCAGCGGCAGTAGCAGCAGTGGAAGCAGCAGTTCCAGATCGTCCGGCGGTTCGTATGGCGGCAGTTCCGGCGGCTACTCTCGCGGAGGCGGGTATTCGGGAGGTGGGTATTCGGGGGGCGGGTACATCCCGGTTCCGGTGGGGCCGGGCTACGGCTACGGCAACAGCTACGGCGGCGGAGGCGGCGGTTTCGGGCTGGGCGGCATCGTCATCCTGATTCTGGTCATCGTGGTGGTGGTGTACTTCATGCGGCGCGGGGCTGGCGGAAAGGGTCTGCTGAGCGGCGGCGGCACGACGGCCCAGGCAGTGATGGTCCAGGTCCTGATGACCGGCGGCGACGAAGTAAAAGCGGCACTTCAACAGGTCGCTCAGAACGGCGACCCCGACACCAACGAGGGCCTGTCGCAGATGATGAACGAGGCCGCACTGGTGCTGCTGCGCCACCCGGACCGCTGGACCTACGGCGACGTGGAACGCGCTCAGGGAGCGTCCGGGTCGGCCGACAGCCAGGTGGGAAGCTGGGCCACCGAGGCCCGGGCGGCCTTCGACGAGCAGACCACCAGCAACTATCAGAACAAGGACCCCAAGAGCGGGTACACCCACAAGAAGGATTACACCTTTCAGAAGGAGGCGGGCGACCTGTATCTGGCAGTCACGCTGGCCGTCGCCGCCGCCGCGCTGCCCAGCATGCCACCCGCCGGAACCACCGACGCCAAGGAGGTCAAGGCTGCACTTCAGGCGATCAGCGGCCTGAATCCGGGCGACCTGATCCGCGCCGAGGTGGTCTGGAGTCCGGACGCCGAGGGCGAATTCTTGAGCGAAGACGAGGCGATCCAGAAGTATCCGAAACTGACCAAGCTCTAA
- a CDS encoding alpha/beta fold hydrolase, which produces MTAVLHAPEVLPMTPTRADTGNTQFFQLPHGQLAYDDQGSGPLIVALPGLGDLRQTYRLLTPLLVSAGYRVVTLDPRGQGESSAVWPDYSPAANGEDLSALLQHLDAGPAVLVANSYSGGAAVWAAARTPERVAAMVLIGAFVRDPHVSLPQRLMMWAALSGPWKVSGWLTYFATLFRGGTPADQTAYHRRLRDNLTEPGRFAALQAMLRATRAPVEAQLSAVRAPTLVLMGSRDPDFPDPGAEGQFIARALRGQLTLLEGAGHYPQAEQPQRTASAVLDFLREHR; this is translated from the coding sequence ATGACCGCTGTGCTGCACGCCCCCGAGGTTCTCCCTATGACGCCCACACGCGCTGATACCGGCAACACGCAGTTCTTCCAGCTTCCACACGGACAACTCGCCTACGACGACCAGGGCAGCGGCCCGCTGATCGTGGCGCTGCCAGGACTGGGCGACCTGCGCCAGACCTACCGCCTGCTCACGCCGCTGCTGGTCTCGGCAGGCTACCGCGTGGTCACGCTCGATCCACGTGGGCAGGGCGAGTCGAGCGCCGTCTGGCCCGACTACTCACCCGCTGCGAACGGCGAGGATCTGAGCGCTCTTCTTCAGCATCTGGACGCTGGCCCCGCCGTGCTCGTCGCCAATTCGTACAGCGGCGGCGCGGCGGTGTGGGCAGCGGCCAGAACTCCCGAACGGGTGGCGGCGATGGTGCTGATCGGAGCCTTCGTGCGCGATCCACACGTGTCGCTGCCGCAGCGCCTGATGATGTGGGCAGCGCTGTCGGGACCGTGGAAGGTGAGCGGCTGGCTGACGTACTTCGCCACGCTGTTCCGGGGCGGAACACCCGCCGACCAGACGGCTTACCATAGACGGCTGCGCGACAATCTGACAGAGCCGGGCCGCTTCGCTGCGCTCCAGGCGATGCTGCGGGCGACCCGCGCCCCCGTCGAGGCACAGCTGTCTGCGGTGCGTGCGCCGACGCTGGTGCTCATGGGCAGCCGCGACCCCGATTTTCCCGATCCGGGGGCCGAGGGCCAGTTCATCGCGAGGGCACTGAGGGGGCAGCTCACCCTGCTGGAGGGCGCTGGACACTATCCCCAGGCCGAGCAGCCGCAGCGCACCGCCAGCGCCGTGCTCGACTTTCTGCGGGAACACCGGTGA
- a CDS encoding cytochrome c, translating to MKNTFAVSMTVLLALTLGGSILGYRLATAEEKPAAEAAQSTESSPKDVTPATPGPSAESGAAANGDASAPSSAGATQATTNAANTASSTQAAGAAAGNTTTAAANTTAAAAATTNAGDAAKGKAVFASASCAGCHGANGEGGIGPNLHTADGPKSWTLDQFHTALRTGQSPAGMLKAPMPQFAPAQVSDADVANVYAYIKTLN from the coding sequence ATGAAGAACACGTTTGCCGTGTCGATGACCGTACTGCTGGCACTGACACTGGGCGGCAGCATTCTGGGCTACCGCCTCGCCACTGCCGAGGAAAAGCCCGCCGCCGAAGCCGCCCAGTCCACCGAATCCTCTCCCAAAGACGTGACGCCCGCCACCCCCGGCCCGAGTGCCGAAAGCGGCGCAGCGGCCAACGGTGACGCCTCGGCCCCCAGCAGTGCGGGTGCGACGCAGGCCACCACCAACGCCGCGAACACCGCCAGCAGCACGCAGGCGGCTGGCGCAGCGGCAGGCAATACCACCACGGCAGCCGCGAATACCACTGCCGCTGCCGCCGCGACCACCAACGCCGGAGACGCCGCCAAGGGCAAGGCTGTGTTTGCCAGCGCCAGCTGTGCGGGCTGCCACGGAGCCAACGGCGAGGGCGGCATCGGGCCGAACCTGCACACCGCCGACGGCCCCAAGTCGTGGACGCTCGACCAGTTTCACACGGCCCTGCGGACTGGGCAGTCTCCGGCAGGCATGCTCAAGGCCCCGATGCCGCAGTTCGCGCCCGCTCAGGTCAGCGACGCCGACGTGGCGAACGTGTACGCCTATATCAAGACCCTGAACTGA